In Zingiber officinale cultivar Zhangliang chromosome 8B, Zo_v1.1, whole genome shotgun sequence, a single genomic region encodes these proteins:
- the LOC122014968 gene encoding auxin efflux carrier component 2-like, translating to MINGKDIYDVLAAVVPLYVAMILAYGSVRWWNIFTPNQCSGINRFVAVFAVPLLSFHFISINNIYAMNFHFIAADSLQKLVILLALFLWHNLLPSRFLRPGSAGGGLDWSITLFSLATLPNTLVMGIPLLSAMYGEFSGGLMVQIVVMQSVVWYTLMLFLFEYRGAKALIAEQFPADIAGSITSFRVDSDVISLNGRELLQTDTEIGRDGKLHVVVRRSSSSIVAARSAAAAAASSQNNYNNRSAASAGMTPRASNLTGVEIYSLQSSREPTPRASSFNQTDFYAMFSSKVTSPRAAAAAPEDDQQKPSAGGGKHSMSGSRSGDFFSSAAAYPAPNPVLSGITNNGTTGVSGGKRNNKESGTATPHNASNNKELHMFVWSSSASPGSEANLRNAVNRAASGGIMDPSKIAARFQEIPTPKGDVDVEDGLKAGKFPANGSPYVAAPKKAAAEPGLVEGGHRMPPASVMTRLILIMVWRKLIRNPNTYSSLLGLIWSLVSFRWNIEMPTIIKGSISILSDAGLGMAMFSLGLFMALQPKIIACGNAVAAFSMAVRFLTGPAVIAATAIAVGLRGVLLHVAIVQAALPQGIVPFVFAKEYNCHADILSTAVIFGMLIALPITILYYVLLGV from the exons ATGATCAACGGCAAGGACATCTACGATGTGCTGGCGGCAGTGGTTCCGCTGTACGTGGCCATGATCTTGGCCTACGGCTCCGTCCGGTGGTGGAACATCTTCACTCCCAACCAGTGCTCCGGCATCAACCGGTTCGTCGCCGTCTTCGCCGTCCCCCTGCTGTCCTTCCACTTCATCTCCATCAACAACATCTACGCCATGAACTTCCACTTCATCGCCGCCGACTCCCTTCAGAAGCTCGTCATCCTCCTCGCCCTCTTCCTCTGGCACAACCTCCTCCCGAGCCGCTTCCTCCGCCCTGGCAGCGCTGGCGGCGGCCTTGATTGGAGCATCACCCTCTTTTCCCTCGCCACCCTCCCCAATACCCTCGTCATGGGCATCCCCCTCCTCAGTGCCATGTACGGCGAGTTCTCCGGCGGCCTCATGGTTCAGATCGTGGTGATGCAGAGCGTGGTGTGGTACACGCTCATGCTCTTCCTCTTCGAGTACCGCGGCGCGAAGGCGCTCATCGCAGAGCAGTTTCCGGCCGACATCGCCGGATCCATCACCTCCTTCCGCGTCGACTCCGACGTGATTTCGCTGAACGGCCGGGAGCTGCTGCAGACCGACACCGAGATCGGCCGCGACGGGAAGCTCCACGTCGTCGTCCGCCGCTCGAGCTCCTCCATCGTCGCCGCgcgctccgccgccgccgccgccgcgtcGTCGCAGAACAACTACAACAACCGTTCCGCGGCGTCCGCCGGCATGACGCCGCGCGCCTCCAACCTCACCGGCGTCGAGATCTACTCGCTGCAGTCGTCGCGCGAGCCCACGCCGCGCGCCTCCAGCTTCAACCAGACCGACTTCTACGCCATGTTCTCCAGCAAGGTCACCAGCCCgcgcgccgccgccgccgcccccgAGGACGACCAACAAAAGCCGTCCGCCGGCGGCGGGAAGCACAGCATGAGCGGGAGCCGGAGCGGAGACTTCTTCAGCTCCGCCGCCGCGTACCCTGCTCCCAACCCTGTCCTCTCCGGAATCACCAACAACGGCACCACCGGTGTTTCCGGCGGAAAAAGGAACAACAAAGAAAGCGGCACCGCCACGCCCCACAACGCCAGCAACAACAAAGAGCTCCACATGTTCGTCTGGAGCTCCAGCGCTTCCCCCGGATCGGAGGCGAATCTAAGGAACGCCGTGAACAGAGCAGCCTCCGGCGGCATCATGGACCCTTCCAAAATCGCCGCCCGCTTCCAAGAAATCCCAACTCCCAAAG GCGACGTGGACGTAGAAGACGGCCTGAAGGCCGGCAAGTTCCCAGCGAACGGATCACCGTACGTGGCGGCGCCGAAGAAAGCGGCGGCGGAGCCTGGGCTGGTGGAGGGCGGCCACCGGATGCCGCCGGCGAGCGTGATGACGAGGCTCATCCTCATCATGGTGTGGCGGAAGCTGATCAGGAACCCCAACACCTACTCCAGCCTCCTCGGCCTCATCTGGTCGCTCGTCTCCTTCAG GTGGAACATCGAGATGCCGACGATAATCAAGGGATCGATATCGATCCTGTCGGACGCAGGATTGGGAATGGCCATGTTCAGTTTAG gATTGTTCATGGCATTGCAACCGAAGATCATTGCGTGCGGGAACGCGGTGGCGGCGTTCTCGATGGCGGTGAGGTTCCTGACGGGACCGGCGGTGATCGCAGCCACCGCCATCGCCGTCGGGCTCCGAGGAGTTCTGCTCCATGTCGCCATCGTGCAG gcAGCTCTTCCTCAAGGCATTGTTCCATTTGTATTTGCCAAGGAGTACAATTGCCATGCTGACATCCTCAGCACTGC GGTTATCTTTGGCATGCTAATTGCGCTCCCCATCACCATCCTCTACTACGTTCTTCTCGGAGTATAG